From Aspergillus fumigatus Af293 chromosome 5, whole genome shotgun sequence, a single genomic window includes:
- a CDS encoding putative RNA polymerase II transcription elongation factor (Ctr9) → MTSLENGYVNGNSFPSASSQVNLRFSDIPSAIDIPASTLDSEVEVSLEGLPDDPTELCTLLENEKAAKNFWVIIALAYAKQKQLDHAIDILNKGLASVGHGAAKEKLGLLGWVCWLLMLKSRQAPRVASEGELYTEAKTKDYYLQLATSTLNEASRLNPAFPPLFLARGVLCLLRASLHPPRPVRPGSVDTSERVESLRQALKCFEESSKAFGGRNVMAILGRSRAQYLLGRYAEALEGYQKVLMKMPGLTDPDPRIGIGCCLWQLGFKDQAKVAWERALAVNPDSKVANILLAVYYLYDSSRHATTDPAFGSLYKVAMTQYTQKAFKLDKEDPMTCALFGSYFLLRKSYSTVETLARKAIEHTDVMAIASDGWYLLGRKAHYEGDLARAAEYYSRADQARGGGDKGYLPAKFGTVQMQVSNQNYDDAKFRLEKIIQQTKNPECMILLGALHAEEVFAAQASGSKEDKSAEAKKAISLLESVRSLWKDEAKKVSPDESVLVYLSRLYEQVAPEKSMQCLTQLEEMQLAEIAEEEHPEGIKDEEELKAVLRTNLPPQLLNNMGCFMYQADKVEQARTLFQAALNACVRSQEKEAQLDTDALVTTISYNLGRAYEASNMQDEAKKVYEGLLERHADYTEANARLTYIALRQSPTDEGPKKMAKLYEADSTNLEVRALFGWYLSKSKKRAANLAEDHEQRHYKHTLQYFDKHDRYSLTGMGNVHLATARDMRRDTDQDKEKRRKMYERAVEFFDKALQLDPKNAYAAQGIAIALVDDRKDHAAAVHIFSKVRDTLRDPSVYLNLGHVYAELRQYSRSIEHYEAALSKDRARDAQILACLGRVWLLKGKQEMNLSAMKTALDYAKRAHAVAPTQVHLEFNVAFVQNQIASLAYSLPETQKTVQDVEEAAEGLHQAIETFGRIAKVKNPPYPAGALEQRANMGKTIIKQLERALQSQKEYEEKNAAKLQQAREAREAEIRKREEEVRKAQEAEQERKKKLAEERQRMIEEAQRLAEQRAEEERAREEAEMTVDSETGDKVRRRKKTSSKRKKKRAEDDFISDGETSRRTVSGEPGSEGEAAPKKRRRLERRSGGKAQSKYKSSEIVEDSDVEDEVHEAAAGDSDQEMRDTGADDVEDVVQRRRAKVTRRIADEDDEDEEEEQGAASAGPVHENQEDDDDDGLFNESPRGEDLEMKEDDEE, encoded by the exons ATGACGTCGTTAGAAAACGGTTACGTCAATGGCAATTCATTCCCAAGCGCCAGCTCTCAGGTCAATCTTCGCTTTTCTGACATACCCTCTGCGATTGATATTCCCGCGTCGACCCTTGACAGCGAAGTCGAAGTCAGTTTGGAAGGCTTACCGGACGACCCTACAGAGCTGTGTACCCTTCTGGAGAACGAGAAAGCCGCGAAGAATTTCTGGGTGATTATCGCGCTGGCGTATgccaagcagaagcagcttgATCATGCGATCGACATCCTCAATAAAGGCCTGGCTTCGGTCGGTCACGGGGCCGCCAAAGAGAAACTGGGTCTGTTGGGCTGGGTCTGTTggctgttgatgctgaagagcCGACAGGCGCCTCGAGTTGCTTCGGAAGGGGAACTGTATACAGAAGCCAAGACCAAAGACTATTACCTCCAGCTCGCGACATCGACGCTGAATGAGGCGTCGCGACTGAACCCTGCTTTCCCTCCTTTGTTCCTCGCCCGAGGCGTTCTGTGCCTTTTGCGGGCATCCTTGCACCCACCAAGACCGGTCCGACCAGGATCAGTTGATACATCTGAGAGAGTGGAGTCGCTGCGACAGGCGCTCAAGTGCTTCGAAGAATCGTCAAAGGCGTTTGGAGGTCGGAATGTGATGGCGATCCTGGGACGTTCCAGAGCGCAATACTTGCTGGGCAGGTATGCGGAGGCGCTAGAGGGGTATCAGAAGGTTCTGATGAAAATGCCTGGTCTGACAGATCCTGATCCTCGAATCGGTATCGGATGCTGCTTATGGCAATTGGGCTTCAAGGATCAGGCAAAGGTTGCTTGGGAGCGAGCGCTGGCAGTG AATCCTGACTCCAAGGTTGCCAACATCCTGCTGGCCGTTTACTACCTTTATGACAGCTCGCGACACGCGACGACAGATCCTGCCTTCGGCTCGTTGTACAAGGTGGCCATGACTCAGTACACGCAGAAAGCCTTCAAATTGGACAAGGAAGACCCCATGACATGTGCACTCTTTGGCAGCTACTTCCTATTGAGAAAATCCTACTCCACCGTTGAGACACTGGCGCGGAAAGCTATCGAGCATACTGATGTAATGGCGATTGCCAGTGACGGCTGGTATCTCCTGGGACGCAAAGCTCACTACGAAGGTGACCTTGCCCGCGCTGCGGAGTACTACAGCCGCGCCGATCAAGCGCGCGGTGGCGGCGACAAAGGATATCTTCCTGCAAAGTTCGGTACGGTGCAGATGCAGGTGTCCAACCAAAACTACGACGACGCCAAATTCCGGTTGGAAAAGATCATTCAGCAAACCAAGAACCCCGAATGTATGATTTTACTTGGGGCTCTTCATGCCGAGGAGGTCTTTGCTGCCCAGGCCAGCGGTAGCAAAGAGGACAAGTCGGCGGAAGCTAAGAAGGCCATCAGCCTGCTGGAATCGGTCCGTAGCCTGTGGAAGGAcgaagccaagaaggtctCTCCTGATGAGTCAGTCTTGGTGTACCTATCTCGGCTCTATGAGCAGGTCGCCCCGGAGAAGAGCATGCAATGCCTGACTCAGTTGGAAGAAATGCAACTGGCTGAAAttgccgaagaagaacatccgGAGGGTATtaaggacgaagaagaacTCAAAGCCGTCCTCCGAACaaaccttcctcctcaacttcTCAATAATATGGGCTGCTTTATGTACCAGGCTGACAAGGTGGAACAGGCGAGAACGTTATTCCAGGCAGCTTTGAATGCCTGCGTTCGATcacaggagaaggaggcgcAGCTTGACACAGATGCCCTTGTAACGACCATTAGTTACAATCTGGGTCGTGCATACGAAGCCTCCAACATGCAAGACGAGGCCAAGAAAGTTTACGAAGGCCTGCTTGAACGTCATGCCGACTACACGGAAGCCAATGCGAGACTCACGTATATTGCTCTTCGGCAGAGCCCTACGGATGAAgggccgaagaagatggccaaACTCTACGAAGCAGACTCGACGAATCTGGAGGTACGCGCTCTTTTTGGGTGGTACCTGAGCAAGTCCAAGAAGCGGGCGGCGAACCTCGCCGAGGACCACGAGCAGCGGCATTACAAACATACCCTGCAGTACTTTGACAAGCATGACCGCTACTCTTTGACCGGGATGGGCAATGTTCACTTGGCGACAGCGCGAGATATGCGGCGCGATACCGACCAGGATAAGGAGAAACGCCGCAAGATGTACGAGAGGGCCGTCGAATTCTTCGACAAAGCGTTGCAACTAGATCCCAAGAATGCCTATGCAGCGCAGGGTATTGCTATTGCGCTCGTCGACGATAGGAAAGACCACGCCGCTGCCGTACACATCTTCTCCAAAGTGCGAGATACACTAAGGGACCCCAGCGTTTACCTGAATCTGGGCCATGTCTATGCCGAACTCCGACAATACTCTCGGTCGATTGAGCACTACGAGGCAGCGCTGTCGAAAGATCGTGCTCGCGATGCGCAGATTCTGGCTTGCCTCGGACGAGTGTGGCTGCTCAAGGGCAAGCAAGAAATGAACTTGTCCGCTATGAAGACGGCACTGGATTATGCCAAACGGGCCCACGCCGTTGCACCCACACAGGTCCATCTTGAGTTCAATGTTGCCTTCGTGCAAAACCAGATTGCATCGCTGGCGTACAGCTTACCAGAGACGCAGAAAACGGTGCAGGACGTTGAGGAAGCCGCCGAGGGGCTTCACCAAGCTATCGAGACCTTCGGACGCATTGCCAAGGTGAAGAACCCGCCGTATCCTGCCGGAGCGCTGGAGCAGCGCGCCAACATGGGCAAGACGATCATCAAACAGTTGGAACGTGCGCTGCAAAGCCAGAAGGAatacgaggagaagaacgcGGCgaagctgcagcaggcgcGCGAGGCTCGAGAGGCGGAGATCCGCAAgcgggaggaagaggtgcGGAAGGCACAGGAAGCCGAGCAGGaacggaagaagaagcttgcgGAGGAACGACAGCGGATGATTGAGGAAGCCCAGCGACTGGCTGAGCAACgggcagaagaggagagggCGCGtgaggaggcggagatgacGGTCGATTCAGAGACTGGCGACAAAgtgaggcggaggaagaagacatcgtcaaagcgcaagaagaagagggcggAAGACGATTTCATTAGTGACGGGGAGACATCTCGCCGGACAGTCAGCGGGGAGCCTGGCAGCGAGGGTGAGGCGGCACCGAAGAAGCGCAGACGGCTGGAACGTCGGTCCGGCGGCAAGGCGCAGAGCAAGTACAAAAGCAGTGAGATTGTGGAAGATTCGGacgtggaggatgaggtgcACGAGGCTGCTGCGGGTGATTCTGATCAAGAGATGCGGGACACCGGggctgatgatgtcgagGATGTGGTGCAGCGGCGCCGAGCCAAGGTGACCCGTCGCATCGcggacgaagatgatgaggacgaggaagaagagcaaggagcCGCATCAGCAGGTCCGGTGCATGAGaatcaagaagatgacgacgatgatgggTTGTTTAACGAAAGCCCCCGGGGGGAGGAtttggagatgaaggaggacgacgaggagtaA
- a CDS encoding lysophospholipid acyltransferase family protein, which yields MDSPELRQRKPAPGLKGDNMVEKPQGSKDAEPRLKHGIPMQLLRSLLLATWFNCCCIIIFTTQLIGSPLYFINKDYYYSYMALTKQSFGLVITALTEWGCPTYVRVSGDESVRGQIHLCKDGRLKTQFPERLVLIANHQVYTDWIYLWWIAYTNQMHGRIFIILKESLKYIPIIGQGMTFYGFIFMARKWLSDKPRLQHRLEKLKTQTSGSESESPQYDPMWLLIFPEGTNLSPNTKRRSDEYGRKQGLPPLKHELLPRSTGLLFCLQQLKGTVDWVYDCSVAYEGPPKGSYPDKYFTLRSTYLQGRPPTSVNMYWRRFAMSDIPLDDQKEFDSWLRARWTEKDELLDEFFETGRFPTALAGSIDAGNVSDVQIEAASKGFVETHVRLHHWTELGRIFMVLTGMAVLCRLPKVFGLWD from the exons ATGGACTCTCCAGAGCTTCGTCAGCGAAAGCCGGCACCTGGCCTAAAAGGTGATAACATGGTTGAGAAGCCTCAAGGCTCCAAAGACGCCGAGCCGCGCCTCAAGCACGGCATTCCTATGCAGCTCCTTCGTTCCTTGTTACTTGCAACATGGTTCAATTGCTGCTGTATCATTATTTTTACGACCCAGTTGATCGGGTCTCCGCTTTATTTCATAAACAAGGACTATTATTATAGTTACATGGCTCTGACGAAACAATCATTTGGCTTGGTTATAACAGCCCTGACAGAATGGGGCTGTCCAACATATGTACGCGTCAGTGGGGACGAAAGTGTGCGAGGTCAGATTCACCTGTGTAAGGATGGACGACTCAAGACCCAGTTTCCCGAGCGTCTAGTCTTGATTGCCAACCACCAGGTTTACACCGACTGGATCTATCTTTGGTGGATCGCTTACACGAACCAAATGCATGGCCGCATCTTTATCATTCTCAAGGAATCCCTCAAGTATATTCCAATCATTGGGCAGGGTATGACATTCTACGGTTTCATTTTCATGGCTCGTAAATGGCTGTCCGACAAACCTCGCCTACAACATCGTTTGGAAAAACTCAAGACCCAAACGTCTGGTTCCGAATCCGAATCCCCGCAATATGACCCCATGTGGCTCCTGATTTTCCCAGAAGGCACCAACCTGTCGCCAAATACGAAACGAAGGAGCGATGAATACGGCCGGAAGCAGGGGCTACCGCCTCTGAAACatgagcttcttcctcggtcGACCGGTCTACTATTCTGCCTACAGCAGCTGAAAGGAACTGTCGATTGGGTATATGACTGCAGCGTTGCGTACGAAGGGCCGCC GAAAGGCAGTTACCCCGACAAGTACTTTACTCTCCGATCCACATATCTACAGGGAAGGCCTCCGACCTCGGTCAACATGTACTGGAGACGATTCGCTATGTCCGATATTCCTTTGGATGACCAAAAGGAATTCGATAGCTGGCTCAGGGCGCGCTGGACGGAAAAGGACGAGCTACTTGACGAATTTTTTGAAACTGGGAGGTTCCCAACTGCCCTAGCTGGCAGTATTGACGCTGGGAATGTGTCCGATGTACAGATAGAGGCTGCCTCTAAGGGCTTTGTAGAAACTCATGTCCGGCTACATCACTGGACGGAGCTTGGGCGGATTTTCATGGTACTAACAGGCATGGCGGTGCTTTGCAGATTGCCCAAGGTTTTTGGGCTATGGGACTAG
- a CDS encoding NADH kinase POS5 translates to MQVAMIKSRPARLGFGRRILCTRSFSASSYLQEVRDIRTLPQRIVPKYEESREGDLLTLRWPEPPRNILVVKKDCAPAVTESLVEFAAHTRSTYPSIAIILERKTAEEIHSSLPFPVYSTFPDNDPSALHDKVDMTVTLGGDGTILRASSLFATCVDVPPMLSFSMGTLGFLSEWKFAEYKRAFREVFMSGAGAGDRAPILEDQMEDGTGPTGWSSVRGKSMGSSRGARILMRNRLKVGLFTADGKPIQVRGNIPAAQDQLGTQGVYVMNEVLLHRGKEPHLAVVDVYVGGRFLTEAVADGMIISTPTGSTAYSLSSGGSIVHPLVPAVLLTPICARSLSFRPLVLPASTPITLRLSEKNRGRELEVSIDGVNLGQGMTVGTEARVWNEEMRHGKNEWHGGVPCVMRKVTGAEAHDGWVGGLNGLLKFNYPFGEEH, encoded by the exons ATGCAAGTGGCTATGATTAAATCTCGACCCGCCAGATTGGGATTCGGGCGACGGATTCTGTGCACGAGAAgtttctcggcttcttcgtATTTGCAAGAGGTTAGAGATATCCGAACGCTACCGCAACGTATCGTACCCAAATATGAAG AATCTCGAGAGGGCGACCTGCTTACGCTTCGGTGGCCGGAGCCTCCAAGGAATATTCTCGTTGTCAAGAAAGATTGTGCTCCAGCGGTGACGGAATCGCTGGTTGAATTTGCTGC CCACACAAGGTCGACCTATCCATCaattgccatcatcctcgaacGAAAGACTGCCGAGGAAATTCACTCTTCGCTTCCTTTCCCGGTCTACTCAACATTTCCAGATAATGACCCATCCGCATTACATGATAAAGTGGACATGACGGTCACCCTCGGGGGGGATGGGACAATCCTACGAGCATCTTCCCTGTTCGCCACGTGCGTTGATGTACCTCCCATGTTGTCATTCAGTATGGGAACACTGGGGTTTCTAAGCGAATGGAAATTTGCCGAATACAAGCGCGCTTTTCGTGAAGTATTTATGTCTGGGGCGGGTGCCGGAGATCGGGCACCGATTCTAGAGGACCAGATGGAAGACGGGACCGGGCCAACAGGATGGTCTTCGGTTCGTGGAAAATCTATGGGTTCGTCCAGGGGAGCTCGAATTCTGATGCGCAACCGTCTAAAGGTCGGGCTTTTCACAGCTGATGGCAAACCAATTCAAGTACGTGGAAACATCCCTGCTGCACAGGATCAGCTGGGTACGCAGGGGGTGTATGTTATGAACGAAGTGCTTCTACATCGCGGCAAGGAGCCGCATCTAGCTGTGGTTGATGTATATGTCGGAGGCCGGTTTCTGACGGAAGCAGTGGCAGACGGGATGATCATCTCAACGCCTACGGGCAGTACGGCTTACAGCTTAAGCAGTGGGGGGAGCATTGTCCATCCCCTGGTACCAGCGGTGCTTTTGACGCCTATTTGTGCCCGGAGCCTCAGCTTCCGGCCTCTGGTTCTGCCTGCAAGCACGCCAATAACGCTTCGACTGAGTGAGAAAAATCGGGGCCGGGAGCTAGAGGTCAGCATTGACGGAGTCAATCTGGGACAGGGGATGACTGTGGGCACAGAAGCTCGCGTGTGGAATGAGGAGATGCGGCATGGCAAGAACGAGTGGCATGGCGGCGTGCCATGCGTGATGCGGAAGGTCACAGGCGCTGAAGCGCATGATGGCTGGGTGGGAGGACTGAATGGACTACTGAAGTTCAATTACCCGTTTGGAGAGGAGCACTGA
- a CDS encoding serine/threonine protein kinase CLA4, whose amino-acid sequence MYSADQFMNPGPAPRPPTDRPKLSLPSNPSGVATSFSQMSLNSPSTPGSANLSLFPNTSSPSLSQTKTNQTGQGGVAVVKEGYVRCKEDKFLATWNQRYLILREFRLDFLKNETGKVVLSIPLNTVTSVSRSEDTRMAFEIIRLANAKDAASKSSLITRDVPTKTITCEVKSDDEIYEWIDKIYERCPGMGGVSNPTNFSHRVHVGFDPQTGAFVGLPPEWEKLLTASAITKEDYKKNPQAVIEVLEFYSDIKMREQNPQYYAGLAGPPSGQQSKSNNNNNNNSVGSLIAPPRPPPPGPAQRLDNGHSQTSRSANSSPSQRAESDRALDQQQQLERMKEMAEQERRRVEDETRRARQREDEQNKLDQEAYNASIPKTRVPLAKQELGGYGGDASMADRYKPSRPAPQAPGSTRQDPSRQLTAQRPAPAPPTTSSNGSAKNSPNARYAPNDPRSQAARAQGNGTKTAQGPPPSKLPAPVQAVKPLNIANKQTTQKGNVPDSVRQAEAALTKKAEPRHKEVRMSAMSENEVMDRLRSVVSKDNPNESYSKQRKIGQGASGSVYVARVKEHAVSPVARELYRQYGPRCQVAIKQMDLRSQPRKELIVNEIIVMKDSQHANIVNFLDSFLQEQSNELWVVMEFMEGGALTDVIDNNPVIQEDQIATICAETCKGLAHLHGQNIIHRDIKSDNVLLDRAGHVKITDFGFCAKLTESKSKRATMVGTPYWMAPEVVKQKEYGPKVDCWSLGIMAIEMIESEPPYLNEEPLKALYLIATNGTPRLKKPEKLSRELKSFLSVCLCVDVNSRATADELLEHDFLKTGCSLASLAELLRWKKNSGQ is encoded by the exons ATGTATTCCGCCGACCAATTCATGAACCCTGGGCCCGCTCCGCGCCCCCCTACCGACCGTCCAAAGCTCTCACTCCCTTCGAATCCCTCCGGCGTAGCCACTTCATTCAGTCAAATGAGTCTCAATTCTCCAAGTACTCCTGGATCTGCCAATCTGTCACTATTTCCCAACACTAGCAGCCCGTCCCTCTCACAGACCAAGACAAACCAGACCGGCCAGGGGGGCGTTGCCGTCGTGAAAGAGGGCTATGTGCgctgcaaagaagacaaGTTTTTGGCTACTTGGAATCAGAGATACCTCATTCTGCGCGAGTTCCGCCTCGATTTCTTGAAGAATGAGACTGGGAAGGTGgtcctctccatcccactCAACACTGTTACCAGCGTGTCCCGTTCCGAGGACACTCGGATGGCTTTTGAGATCATTCGTTTGGCCAATGCAAAGGATGCCGCGTCCAAGTCGTCCTTGATCACTCGCGACGTGCCCACCAAAACCATTACCTGCGAAGTCAAAAGTGACGATGAGATCTATGAATGGATTGACAAAATCTACGAGCGTTGCCCTGGCATGGGAGGTGTGAGCAATCCAACAAATTTCAGCCACCGTGTCCATGTCGGCTTTGATCCGCAAACCGGCGCCTTTGTCGGCTTACCCCCTGAGTGGGAGAAGCTGCTGACCGCGTCGGCCATCACCAAGGAGGACTATAAGAAGAACCCTCAGGCGGTGATTGAGGTTCTAGAGTTCTACTCCGATATCAAGATGCGCGAACAGAACCCGCAGTACTACGCTGGATTGGCCGGTCCTCCGTCCGGTCAGCAGTCGAAgtccaacaacaacaacaacaacaactcGGTAGGCAGCTTGATTGCTCCTCCGAGGCCGCCGCCTCCTGGCCCTGCTCAGCGTTTAGACAACGGTCACTCGCAGACGAGTCGCTCGGCAAATTCGTCACCTTCGCAGAGGGCGGAGTCTGATCGTGCTTtggaccagcagcagcagctcgagagaatgaaggagatggcAGAACAGGAGCGTCGACGCGTGGAAGACGAGACCCGCCGGGCTCGTCAGCGCGAAGATGAACAGAACAAACTTGATCAGGAAGCGTACAATGCCTCCATCCCTAAGACTCGTGTTCCCCTGGCCAAGCAGGAGCTTGGCGGTTACGGCGGCGACGCCTCGATGGCTGATCGCTACAAGCCAAGCCGTCCCGCACCGCAAGCCCCGGGCTCGACTCGTCAAGATCCTTCTCGTCAATTGACTGCTCAGCGCCCAGCTCCCGCTCCCCCTACTACTTCCAGCAATGGCAGCGCAAAGAATTCGCCCAACGCTCGTTACGCTCCAAATGATCCACGTTCTCAGGCGGCTCGCGCCCAAGGCAATGGCACCAAAACGGCACAGGGACCCCCTCCATCCAAGCTTCCCGCGCCCGTGCAGGCTGTGAAACCGTTGAACATTGCGAACAAGCAGACGACACAAAAAGGCAATGTTCCGGACAGTGTTCGTCAGGCCGAAGCTGCACTGACCAAGAAGGCTGAACCACGCCACAAGGAGGTCCGCATGTCGGCAATGTCTGAAAATGAGGTCATGGATCGACTGAGGTCCGTTGTCTCCAAGGATAATCCGAACGAGTCATACAGCAAGCAACGAAAGATTGGACAAGGAGCGTCAGGGTCGGTGTATGTCGCGCGTGTTAAGGAGCACGCTGTCTCCCCTGTCGCACGGGAGCTCTACCGGCAATATGGCCCACGGTGTCAGGTTGCTATCAAACAGATGGACCTGCGCAGCCAGCCTCGCAAAGAGCTTATTGTCAATGAGATTATCGTTATGAAGGACAGCCAGCATGCGAATATCGTCAACTTTCTAGATTCGTTCTTGCAGGAACAGAGTAATGAGCTCTGGGTTGTGATGGAGTTCATGGAGGGGGGCGCCCTCACGGATGTTATCGACAACAACCCCGTtattcaagaagatcaaatTGCGACAATCTGTGCCGAG ACTTGCAAGGGTCTGGCCCACCTTCATGGTCAGAATATTATCCATCGTGATATCAAGAGTGATAATGTCCTTCTGGATCGCGCTGGTCATGTCAAGATTA CTGATTtcggtttctgcgccaaacTTACGGAATCAAAGAGCAAACGTGCAACAATGGTCGGTACTCCTTACTGGATGGCACCGGAAGTCGTCAAGCAGAAGGAATACGGGCCCAAAGTCGATTGTTGGTCATTGGGAATCATGGCCATTGAGATGATTGAGTCCGAGCCCCCCTATCTGAATGAGGAGCCACTGAAGGCGTTGTACCTGATCGCCACGAACGGAACTCCACGCTTGAAGAAGCCCGAAAAGCTGAGTAGGGAGCTCAAATCCTTCCTCAGTGTCTGCCTCTGTGTCGATGTCAACAGCCGCGCGACCGCCGACGAACTCTTAGAACATGACTTCCTCAAGACAGGCTGCAGCCTGGCAAGCCTAGCTGAACTTCTTCgttggaagaagaacagCGGCCAGTGA
- a CDS encoding glycine--tRNA ligase, with the protein MTQLPFLRLSLPRQIPLCSPARSFFHTTAALQAVQASKKNQLTMATVNTKTGKVVDRTVLDSMLRRRLFYTPSFDIYGGVSGLYDYGPPGTALLNNIVDLWRKHFVLEEDMLEVDCTMLTPHEVLKTSGHVDKFADWMCKDPKTGEIFRADHLVEEVLEARLKGDKEARGQKVVVDEEKEAKKKKKAKDAKAVKLDDALVKEYEEILAQIDNFDGTQLEEIIAKHDIRNPTTDGNLLPPVAFNLMFQTSIGPSSNMPGYLRPETAQGQFLNFQKLLEFNQQSMPFASASIGKSFRNEISPRAGLLRVREFLMAEIEHYVDPEGGKKHHRFEEVKDIEMAFLNRNVQLSGCTKTEKMTIGKAVETGMVDNETLGYFIARIQLFLLKLGVDPNKLRFRQHMANEMAHYAADCWDAELLTSYGWIECVGCADRSAYDLTVHKNKTGAPLVVREPRAEPLKIEEWQVDLDKKKFGPRFKKDGKAVAAAVEALSQELREKLAIDLEKNGKIEVDVEGVGSGKVELDQDIVKIEKRTRVENVREYTPNVIEPSFGIGRILYSMIEHVYWAREEDEARGVLSFPPAIAPTKVLIVPLSTHASFRPLLQQLMTKLRRMGISNRVDDSSASIGKRYARNDELGTPFGITVDFQSVKDNTFTLRDRDTTKQVRASEDEILQAIKSLVDGEKTWEDIRKELPEFTGQEVD; encoded by the exons ATGACTCAATTGCCATTTCTTCGactctctcttccccgccAAATTCCTCTCTGTAGCCCCGCCAGAAGCTTTTTCCACACCACTGCCGCACTCCAGGCTGTCCAGGCTTCCAAGAAGAATCAGCTCACGATGGCGACCGTAAACACAAAGACCGGGAAGGTCGTTGACCGCACGGTCTTGGACTCAATGCTCCGGCGCCGGCTTTTCTACACCCCGTCTTTCGACATCTACGGAGGTGTTTCCGGCCTCTACGACTACGGCCCCCCCGGTACCGCCCTGCTGAACAACATTGTTGACCTGTGGCGCAAGCATTTCGTGCTGGAGGAAGACATGCTGGAAGTGGACTGCACCATGCTCACCCCGCATGAGGTTTTGAAGACCAGCGGACACGTCGACAAGTTCGCCGATTGGATGTGCAAGGACCCCAAGACTGGAGAAATCTTCCGCGCAGATCACTTGGTAGAGGAAGTTCTCGAGGCTCGCTTGAAGGGCGACAAGGAGGCGCGTGGCCAGAAGGTGGTcgtggatgaggaaaaggaagcaaagaagaagaagaaggctaAGGACGCAAAGGCAGTCAAACTTGATGATGCCCTCGTCAAGGAATACGAGGAGATTTTGGCGCAAATTGATAACTTCGATGGCACTCAGTTGGAAGAGATCATCGCCAAACACGACATCAGAAACCCGACGACCGATGGCAACCTCCTTCCTCCCGTCGCTTTCAACCTCATGTTCCAGACCTCAATTGGCCCCAGCAGCAACATGCCGGGTTACCTGCGGCCTGAAACCGCTCAGGGTCAGTTCCTGAACttccagaagctgctggaGTTCAATCAACAATCCATGCCTTTCGCATCGGCCTCCATCGGCAAGTCTTTCCGCAACGAGATTTCGCCTCGCGCGGGACTGTTGCGCGTCCGTGAGTTCCTCATGGCTGAGATTGAACATTACGTGGACCCGGAGGGTGGCAAGAAGCATCACCGGTTCGAGGAAGTTAAGGATATTGAAATGGCTTTCCTCAACCGTAACGTTCAGCTCTCTGGATGCACCAAAACTGAGAAGATGACCATTGGTAAGGCGGTTGAGACCGGTATGGTCGACAATGAGACACTTGGATACTTCATTGCCCGTATCCAGCTGTTCCTTCTCAAGCTCGGCGTTGACCCGAACAAGCTCCGCTTCCGCCAGCACATGGCTAACGAGATGGCCCACTACGCCGCTGATTGTTGGGATGCGGAATTGCTGACCAGCTACGGATGGATTGAATGTGTTGGCTGCGCTGATCGGAGCGCCTACGACCTGACAGTGCACAAGAACAAGACCGGTGCACCTCTTGTTGTCCGCGAGCCCCGGGCCGAGCCTTTGAAGATCGAGGAGTGGCAGGTTGAtctggacaagaagaagttCGGACCTCGTTTCAAGAAGGACGGCAAGGCTGTCGCGGCTGCCGTCGAGGCCCTTTCTCAGGAGCTCCGCGAGAAGTTGGCCATtgatctggagaagaatggcaagaTTGAGGTGGATGTCGAAGGTGTTGGCTCTGGTAAGGTGGAGCTTGACCAGGACATCGTCAAGATCGAGAAACGCACTCGCGTGGAGAACGTTCGCGAGTACACACCGAATGTTATCGAGCCTTCGTTTGGCATTGGTAGAATCCTGTACAGCATGATTGAGCATGTCTACTGGGCtcgtgaagaagatgaagcccGTGGT GTCCTCTCCTTCCCGCCTGCAATCGCTCCCACCAAGGTTCTGATTGTTCCTCTCTCGACACACGCATCCTTCCGCCCCCTCCTGCAGCAGTTGATGACCAAGTTGCGGCGCATGGGTATCTCCAACCGTGTCGATGACTCCTCGGCCAGCATCGGTAAGCGCTATGCGCGTAATGACGAACTGGGCACACCTTTCGGCATCACGGTTGACTTTCAGTCGGTGAAGGACAACACCTTCACTTTGCGTGACCGTGACACAACCAAGCAGGTCCGTGccagcgaggatgagattctACAGGCGATTAAGTCCCTGGTGGACGGCGAGAAGACATGGGAAGATATTCGCAAAGAACTTCCTGAATTTACTGGTCAGGAGGTTGATTAG